One window of Arcobacter cloacae genomic DNA carries:
- a CDS encoding HDOD domain-containing protein — protein sequence MFENILEKIESLPPLPQTMIEIEEFRKSTSKQIEDLIKIIEKDPLCVTTLLKVSNSPLFGFKSKIETVSRIVHLLGMNFTIYVAINESINSILKADLFPYGVNCEDFMEVSNMSLSLVNLWIPNVNRDLKEGILLAALLQESGKFILSEIIINRNLKDEFIRRLNEENDVVKVEKDILEITTSQITAEIFKHWKLSENLIKMIEFVDDIEKCDEEYKQKAQMLDVVKTICNVCDPFSDKSINKGIEKAKKYNLDVESLEDAIFILKDRV from the coding sequence ATGTTTGAAAATATATTAGAAAAAATAGAGTCATTGCCACCTTTACCTCAAACTATGATAGAAATTGAGGAGTTTAGAAAAAGTACAAGTAAACAAATAGAAGACTTAATTAAAATAATAGAAAAAGATCCATTATGTGTTACAACATTATTAAAAGTATCTAATTCTCCGTTATTTGGTTTTAAATCAAAAATAGAAACAGTAAGTAGAATAGTTCATCTTTTGGGAATGAATTTTACGATTTATGTGGCAATCAATGAATCAATAAATAGTATTTTAAAAGCAGATTTATTTCCTTATGGAGTTAACTGTGAAGATTTTATGGAAGTATCAAATATGTCTTTAAGTTTAGTCAATCTTTGGATTCCTAATGTAAATAGGGATTTAAAAGAAGGAATATTATTAGCAGCATTACTTCAAGAATCAGGAAAATTTATATTGTCAGAAATAATAATAAATAGAAATTTAAAAGATGAGTTTATTAGAAGATTAAATGAAGAAAATGATGTGGTAAAAGTTGAAAAAGATATATTAGAAATTACAACTTCACAAATAACAGCAGAAATATTTAAACATTGGAAATTGAGTGAGAACTTAATAAAAATGATTGAATTTGTAGATGATATAGAAAAATGTGATGAAGAGTATAAACAAAAAGCTCAAATGTTAGATGTTGTAAAAACAATATGTAATGTATGTGATCCTTTTAGTGATAAAAGTATAAATAAAGGTATAGAAAAAGCGAAAAAATATAATTTAGATGTAGAAAGTTTAGAAGATGCAATTTTTATCTTAAAAGATAGAGTTTGA
- a CDS encoding response regulator, which yields MKIKDLKMVYVNILIINKDKSNIQKIKFLLSNNKNIKIFQAQSIKDSLLIVIKNSIDIIICDFQISYLGNLEIIKLLEKNSINKNISIFIDTVLEITEINNKIFKTNKRKMKCY from the coding sequence TTGAAAATTAAGGATTTAAAAATGGTGTATGTGAATATTTTAATAATAAATAAGGACAAATCAAACATTCAAAAAATTAAATTTTTATTAAGTAATAATAAGAATATTAAAATATTTCAAGCTCAAAGTATTAAAGATTCGTTGTTAATTGTAATCAAAAATAGTATAGACATTATTATTTGCGATTTTCAAATAAGTTATTTGGGGAATTTAGAAATTATAAAATTATTAGAAAAAAATAGTATCAATAAAAATATATCGATTTTTATTGATACTGTTTTAGAGATTACAGAAATTAATAATAAAATATTTAAAACTAATAAAAGGAAAATGAAATGTTATTAA
- a CDS encoding response regulator, whose translation MLLNGDIISTLSVLYVEDSKTTRESMSILLRNKFKTVFVASDGEEGLFLCKKNRNDINIIITDVNMPKLSGIEMVRELRKIDINVPVIFTSAYTDSDLLLGVMELGITDYLVKPFSIPNLFIRIEHIFEEIHYQHLALRQEKELYQYLELLNKVAIVSKTDTKGKILFVNDIFCEVSGYKKGELLGKSHNIVRHPDMGKDIYENLWQTILSGNIWKGKVKNRTKNGDAYHVNATILPIYDENEKIIGFIGIRFLITEDEDDKLEFRKKVAKHIKFSKENEITLLDEIRELKEQINKQNIIIDNLKNSSNF comes from the coding sequence ATGTTATTAAATGGAGATATAATATCTACTTTATCCGTTTTATATGTAGAAGATTCTAAGACTACTAGAGAATCAATGTCTATTTTATTAAGAAATAAATTTAAAACGGTTTTTGTTGCAAGTGATGGAGAAGAAGGTCTGTTTTTATGTAAGAAAAATAGAAATGATATAAATATAATTATAACAGATGTTAATATGCCTAAGCTTTCTGGAATAGAGATGGTAAGAGAATTAAGAAAAATTGATATAAATGTTCCAGTTATTTTTACAAGCGCTTACACTGATTCTGATTTATTATTAGGAGTTATGGAATTAGGAATAACTGATTATTTAGTTAAACCTTTTAGTATTCCAAATCTTTTTATAAGAATTGAACATATATTTGAAGAAATACATTATCAACACCTAGCTTTAAGACAAGAGAAAGAACTTTATCAGTATTTGGAATTATTAAATAAAGTAGCCATTGTTTCAAAAACAGATACAAAAGGTAAAATATTATTTGTTAATGATATTTTTTGTGAAGTATCTGGCTATAAAAAGGGTGAGTTATTAGGAAAATCTCATAATATTGTACGTCATCCAGATATGGGAAAAGATATTTATGAAAATTTGTGGCAAACAATTTTATCAGGGAATATTTGGAAAGGTAAAGTTAAAAATAGAACAAAAAATGGTGATGCATATCATGTAAATGCAACAATTCTTCCAATATATGATGAAAATGAGAAAATAATAGGATTTATAGGAATAAGATTTTTGATAACGGAAGATGAAGATGATAAATTGGAATTTAGAAAAAAAGTAGCAAAGCATATAAAGTTTTCTAAAGAAAATGAAATAACTCTTTTAGATGAAATAAGAGAATTAAAAGAACAAATAAATAAACAAAATATAATTATAGATAATTTAAAAAATAGTAGTAATTTTTAA